One genomic segment of Microtus ochrogaster isolate Prairie Vole_2 linkage group LG8, MicOch1.0, whole genome shotgun sequence includes these proteins:
- the Tldc2 gene encoding TLD domain-containing protein 2 isoform X1 has protein sequence MKSRRWRYTQLPTQVEDTLSGEEGEEEEKEEEKKEEEAVPAPAPQDPVEPQLTEASRVLGASEIRQLGLHLPPRVGGRPWSLVFCTSKDGFSLRRLYRQMEGHSGPVLLVLRDQDGQMFGAFSSSAIRLSKGFYGTGETFLFSFAPQLKVFKWTGSNSFFVKGDLDSLMMGSGSGQFGLWLDGDLYRGGSYPCATFNNEVLARQEQFCIEELEAWVLS, from the exons ATGAAAAGCCGAAGATGGCGGTACACTCAGCTG CCCACCCAGGTGGAGGACACCCTGTCTGGGGAGGAGGgcgaggaggaggaaaaggaggaagaaaagaaagaggaggaggcagtCCCAGCCCCGGCTCCTCAGGACCCTGTGGAGCCTCAGCTGACAGAAGCCAGCCGGGTCCTGGGCGCCTCAGAGATTAGGCAG ctcGGTCTCCACTTACCCCCAAGAGTCGGTGGCCGCCCCTGGAGTCTGGTCTTCTGCACATCAAAGGACGGCTTCAGTCTGCGGAGGCTGTACCGCCAGATGGAGGGTCACAGTGGACCAGTCCTGCTGGTGTTGAGAGACCAGGATGGGCAG atGTTTGGTGCCTTCTCCTCCTCAGCTATCCGACTCAGCAAAGGCTTCTACGGTACTGGCGAGACATTTCTCTTCTCCTTCGCCCCACAGCTAAAG GTCTTTAAGTGGACAGGAAGTAACTCTTTCTTCGTGAAGGGAGACCTGGACTCACTGATGATGGGCAGTGGAAG TGGCCAGTTTGGGCTGTGGCTGGATGGAGACTTGTACCGTGGGGGAAGTTACCCCTGTGCCACCTTCAACAATGAAGTGCTGGCCCGGCAGGAGCAATTCTGCATCGAGGAGCTGGAGGCCTGGGTTCTGAGCTGA
- the Tldc2 gene encoding TLD domain-containing protein 2 isoform X2: protein MKSRRWRYTQLPTQVEDTLSGEEGEEEEKEEEKKEEEAVPAPAPQDPVEPQLTEASRVLGASEIRQLGLHLPPRVGGRPWSLVFCTSKDGFSLRRLYRQMEGHSGPVLLVLRDQDGQVFKWTGSNSFFVKGDLDSLMMGSGSGQFGLWLDGDLYRGGSYPCATFNNEVLARQEQFCIEELEAWVLS, encoded by the exons ATGAAAAGCCGAAGATGGCGGTACACTCAGCTG CCCACCCAGGTGGAGGACACCCTGTCTGGGGAGGAGGgcgaggaggaggaaaaggaggaagaaaagaaagaggaggaggcagtCCCAGCCCCGGCTCCTCAGGACCCTGTGGAGCCTCAGCTGACAGAAGCCAGCCGGGTCCTGGGCGCCTCAGAGATTAGGCAG ctcGGTCTCCACTTACCCCCAAGAGTCGGTGGCCGCCCCTGGAGTCTGGTCTTCTGCACATCAAAGGACGGCTTCAGTCTGCGGAGGCTGTACCGCCAGATGGAGGGTCACAGTGGACCAGTCCTGCTGGTGTTGAGAGACCAGGATGGGCAG GTCTTTAAGTGGACAGGAAGTAACTCTTTCTTCGTGAAGGGAGACCTGGACTCACTGATGATGGGCAGTGGAAG TGGCCAGTTTGGGCTGTGGCTGGATGGAGACTTGTACCGTGGGGGAAGTTACCCCTGTGCCACCTTCAACAATGAAGTGCTGGCCCGGCAGGAGCAATTCTGCATCGAGGAGCTGGAGGCCTGGGTTCTGAGCTGA